One Brassica napus cultivar Da-Ae chromosome C4, Da-Ae, whole genome shotgun sequence genomic region harbors:
- the LOC125586031 gene encoding uncharacterized protein LOC125586031, which yields MTHRSLSYSGLDEIDPGLQRPRSTPIQFQNRSTERQGEPRTWIAPSNHSIPKNRTPSATRTFHQTGFDNSTEQARRHDLRGPVNIDPQREDLGIPNETRAFQNYIERNDAELKRIHAIVHMATSSVPDIDMVIEETRRTPFTNRIASVRLHHVGKLKFPEYAGNTDPKAHVRAFCLAISRAHLNDEKEASYCRFFAESLTGAALEWFAELEENSIDNFTQLVSTFLKPYSVFIETRVTEVDLWNLKKAPFEPLRAYINKFREIKAKISHPNEVVALAELKNGVWFSSKFRDELAVRAPISLDDALHRASYFATHEEEVATLKEQYSANKNNAAKKPTASKEPATKGQHSYAINSSPQKSSTYDLSKYCAFHDRKGHSTEECRAALSSQSENKKTTEETGEEE from the coding sequence ATGACCCACCGAAGCTTAAGCTACAGTGGATTGGATGAAATCGACCCCGGGCTCCAACGCCCACGAAGCACTCCAATCCAATTCCAGAACAGATCAACGGAAAGACAGGGAGAGCCGAGAACATGGATCGCGCCGTCGAACCATTCGATCCCCAAAAATCGAACTCCATCTGCCACGAGGACCTTCCACCAAACGGGATTCGATAACTCAACAGAACAAGCTCGGAGGCATGATCTTCGCGGTCCCGTCAATATCGATCCCCAAAGGGAAGACCTAGGGATCCCGAATGAAACCAGAGCGTTTCAGAATTATATCGAGAGGAACGATGCCGAGCTGAAAAGGATACATGCGATCGTGCATATGGCAACAAGCTCTGTCCCAGATATCGACATGGTCATCGAGGAAACCAGAAGGACTCCATTTACAAACAGAATCGCCAGCGTCAGGCTGCATCACGTCGGGAAGTTAAAATTCCCTGAATATGCAGGAAACACGGACCCAAAGGCCCACGTACGAGCCTTCTGTTTGGCAATATCGAGAGCACACCTCAACGATGAAAAAGAGGCCAGTTACTGCCGCTTCTTCGCCGAGAGCCTCACGGGGGCCGCCCTCGAATGGTTTGCTGAATTAGAAGAAAACTCGATTGACAATTTCACTCAGTTGGTATCTACGTTCCTCAAACCGTATTCAGTCTTCATAGAGACAAGAGTTACCGAGGTAGATCTTTGGAATCTCAAGAAAGCACCTTTCGAGCCATTGAGAGCGTACATAAACAAGTTCCGAGAAATCAAGGCCAAGATTTCGCATCCGAACGAGGTCGTCGCCTTAGCAGAATTGAAGAACGGCGTCTGGTTCTCATCCAAATTTAGGGACGAACTAGCAGTACGAGCACCTATCTCGTTGGATGACGCCCTACACCGAGCCTCTTACTTCGCCACCCACGAAGAGGAGGTCGCAACCTTAAAAGAACAGTATAGCGCGAACAAGAATAATGCGGCTAAAAAGCCTACTGCTTCTAAGGAGCCGGCGACCAAAGGACAACATTCCTATGCAATAAACAGCTCACCGCAAAAGTCTTCGACATACGACCTCAGCAAATATTGTGCCTTCCATGACCGCAAAGGCCATTCGACAGAAGAATGTCGAGCCGCGCTTAGCAGTCAGAGCGAAAATAAGAAAACCACTGAAGAAACCGGAGAGGAAGAGTAA
- the LOC106428958 gene encoding L-type lectin-domain containing receptor kinase S.4-like, translated as METLVFSWLLFICFTHLASSTTQDFSFIGFKNASPNLILSGVAGIADTGALRLTTDTSRMTGHAFYSSPIRFKPPGQNRTLSFSTSFVIVMVPEYVTLGGHGLAFAITSTPDLQNSLPSQYFGLLNSSRANFSSNFLAVEFDTVRDLDFDDINDNHVGIDINTLESSTSTPAGYFLPNTTKKELFLDSGRVFQAWVDYDSDKKKLDVKLSPLSEKPKLSLLSYNVDLSSVFGDEMYVGFSASTGMLASSHYILGWNFNMSGEALSLSLPSLPRPPRPIKKKSPGLILGVYLSCSLLIITVLVAAAMFFIKRAKDDDRVEEWELEFGPHRFAYRELKKATNGFGDKELLGSGGFGKVYKGKLQDSDEFVAVKRISHESRQGVREFMSEVSSIGHLRHRNLVQLLGWCRRRQDLLLVYDYMPNGSLDMYLFHENPKVILTWKQRFKIIKGVASGLLYLHEGWEQTVIHRDIKAANVLLDGEMNGRVGDFGLAKLYEHGSNPGATRVVGTFGYLAPELTKSGKLTTSTDVYAFGAVLLEVTCGRRPIETNALPEELIMVDWIWSRWQSGDIRDVVDRRLNGEFDEEEVVMVIKLGLLCSNNSPEVRPTMRQVVMYLEKQHPSPEVVPAPDFLDKNDSMCVDDGSGNVGEFEDFVDSARFLSRPHETTTTRKHQGF; from the coding sequence ATGGAGACCTTAGTCTTCAGCTGGCTACTCTTCATCTGCTTCACACACTTGGCTTCATCTACAACCCAAGACTTCTCTTTCATTGGCTTCAAAAACGCCTCTCCAAATCTAATATTGTCCGGAGTTGCGGGGATAGCCGACACAGGAGCTCTCAGGCTCACAACAGACACAAGTCGCATGACCGGTCACGCCTTCTACTCCTCACCAATCCGGTTCAAGCCACCCGGTCAAAACCGAACTCTCTCCTTCTCCACCTCTTTTGTAATAGTCATGGTTCCAGAGTACGTCACGCTTGGAGGCCACGGACTTGCCTTCGCCATCACGTCAACTCCAGATCTCCAAAATTCTCTTCCTAGCCAGTACTTCGGCCTTTTGAATTCAAGCCGAGCTAACTTCTCTAGCAACTTCTTAGCTGTGGAGTTTGATACCGTCAGAGACTTGGACTTCGATGATATCAATGATAACCACGTTGGCATCGATATAAACACTCTTGAATCAAGTACTTCAACTCCAGCTGGCTATTTTCTACCTAACACAACCAAAAAGGAGCTTTTCTTAGACAGTGGTCGAGTGTTTCAAGCTTGGGTTGATTATGATTCAGACAAGAAAAAGTTAGATGTTAAGCTCTCTCCATTGTCCGAGAAACCAAAGTTGTCTCTCCTCTCTTACAATGTAGATCTGTCCTCTGTCTTTGGAGATGAGATGTATGTTGGTTTCTCTGCTTCCACCGGTATGCTAGCTAGTTCTCATTACATCTTGGGTTGGAACTTTAACATGAGTGGAGAAGCTTTGTCTCTGTCTTTACCATCTCTCCCTCGGCCTCCACGTCCTATCAAGAAGAAGAGCCCTGGCTTGATCCTTGGAGTGTATCTCTCGTGTTCGCTTTTGATCATCACGGTTCTTGTCGCTGCAGcgatgttttttataaaaagggcAAAAGATGATGATAGAGTTGAAGAGTGGGAGCTTGAGTTTGGTCCGCATAGATTTGCTTATAGAGAGTTGAAGAAAGCTACTAATGGTTTTGGGGACAAGGAGCTTCTCGGGTCTGGTGGATTTGGGAAAGTATACAAAGGAAAGCTTCAAGATTCAGACGAGTTTGTAGCCGTCAAGAGAATCTCTCACGAGTCAAGACAAGGTGTGCGAGAGTTCATGTCTGAGGTCTCCAGCATTGGTCACCTCAGGCATAGGAACCTTGTTCAGTTACTAGGTTGGTGTCGAAGGAGACAAGATCTGCTTCTGGTATATGATTACATGCCTAATGGAAGCTTAGACATGTACTTGTTCCACGAAAACCCTAAAGTTATCTTAACGTGGAAGCAACGTTTCAAAATTATCAAAGGGGTTGCTTCTGGCTTACTCTACCTTCATGAAGGATGGGAGCAAACGGTTATTCACCGTGACATTAAAGCCGCAAACGTTTTGTTAGACGGTGAAATGAACGGGCGGGTTGGAGATTTCGGTCTTGCTAAGCTATATGAGCATGGATCGAATCCGGGAGCTACAAGAGTGGTTGGTACGTTTGGGTACTTAGCACCAGAACTTACTAAATCAGGAAAGTTAACAACAAGCACTGATGTTTATGCGTTTGGTGCGGTTCTCTTAGAAGTAACTTGTGGTAGAAGACCTATAGAGACAAACGCGTTACCGGAAGAGCTTATAATGGTTGATTGGATTTGGTCAAGGTGGCAAAGTGGAGACATTAGAGATGTTGTGGACAGGAGATTGAACGGTGagtttgatgaggaggaagtGGTTATGGTTATCAAACTAGGGCTTCTATGTTCTAACAACTCCCCTGAGGTTAGGCCTACGATGAGACAAGTGGTTATGTATCTAGAGAAGCAGCATCCGTCCCCGGAAGTTGTCCCTGCGCCGGATTTTTTAGATAAGAATGATAGCATGTGTGTTGATGATGGAAGTGGTAATGTTGGAGAGTTTGAGGATTTTGTGGATTCAgctaggtttttaagtagaccGCATGAGactaccactacaagaaaacatcaaggattctga